The following proteins are co-located in the Myxococcaceae bacterium JPH2 genome:
- a CDS encoding redoxin domain-containing protein, with the protein MTREIRVLHESQDTRLARATVDGDALWLDKGELELATGWLWKPVGLCRDDTCMPFPRGNQNLVDGERIDAAGAWRHAGWPVVHSRSGKIWVLGEGASRRAAALTSLNAPDFALPDLDGRLHRLSDYRGRKVFLVTWASWCGCRGELPVWQSLHQAAKEHGFTVLAVALDQPDAARPWIEAASPGYPCLIDRDHLIAELYNLVNVPQAVWIDDAGQMVRPPESAGMTDSFREMDRKTFAMPEEAREARDRGKAAYLHAVRDWAVRGSASPYTLDAKAVMSRLSVPDAAITEAHAHFRLGQALMRDGQADEAVAEFAEATRLHPASWALWRQTAEKSASGLAVGEDFWRRVDALGDQHYYAPVDLA; encoded by the coding sequence ATGACGCGCGAGATTCGAGTGCTTCATGAATCGCAGGACACGCGCCTGGCGCGCGCGACGGTTGATGGCGACGCCCTCTGGCTGGACAAGGGGGAACTTGAACTCGCCACCGGCTGGTTGTGGAAACCCGTGGGCCTGTGTCGAGATGACACCTGTATGCCCTTCCCGCGCGGCAACCAGAATCTGGTCGACGGGGAACGCATCGATGCGGCGGGCGCGTGGCGGCACGCGGGCTGGCCTGTCGTGCATAGCCGCTCGGGGAAGATCTGGGTGCTCGGCGAGGGCGCATCGCGCCGTGCTGCCGCGCTGACTTCGCTGAATGCGCCCGACTTCGCGTTGCCCGACCTTGATGGGCGGCTGCATCGATTGTCCGACTACCGAGGCCGCAAAGTCTTCCTGGTTACCTGGGCCTCGTGGTGCGGCTGCCGAGGAGAGTTGCCCGTCTGGCAGTCGCTCCACCAAGCCGCGAAGGAGCACGGGTTCACGGTGCTGGCTGTCGCGCTGGATCAGCCTGACGCGGCCCGGCCTTGGATTGAGGCTGCCTCGCCCGGCTACCCCTGCCTCATTGACCGCGACCACCTCATCGCCGAGCTGTACAACCTCGTGAACGTGCCACAGGCCGTTTGGATCGACGACGCCGGTCAGATGGTGCGGCCACCCGAATCTGCGGGCATGACGGACAGCTTCCGTGAAATGGACCGAAAGACCTTCGCGATGCCGGAGGAGGCGCGCGAGGCGCGCGACCGAGGGAAGGCCGCGTATCTCCACGCGGTGCGCGACTGGGCTGTCCGTGGCAGCGCGAGCCCGTACACGCTCGATGCGAAGGCTGTCATGTCGCGGCTGAGTGTGCCTGACGCAGCAATTACCGAAGCGCATGCGCACTTTCGCCTGGGCCAGGCCCTGATGCGCGACGGGCAAGCCGACGAAGCTGTCGCCGAGTTCGCAGAGGCTACGAGGCTGCACCCTGCGTCCTGGGCGCTCTGGCGACAGACGGCCGAGAAGAGCGCGAGCGGTCTGGCCGTTGGCGAGGATTTCTGGCGGCGCGTCGACGCGCTCGGCGACCAGCACTACTACGCGCCGGTCGATCTGGCGTAG
- a CDS encoding ABATE domain-containing protein codes for MAPAGELRDGFKFRSGRLCLDLPASLAARLKAEPKDLLETPHDLGRWLVAAGLAAKDPRPTDEELRLARELREALYQLAVARLRNEGMDSKARALVNRWAAEPPPAPQLGPEGLTWMRGGVHSLLAAVARDGVELLGGPLAERIRHCEGEGCALLFVDTSRSGQRRWCSMAGCGNKAKVEEFRRRQRGEGG; via the coding sequence GTGGCTCCGGCAGGTGAGCTGCGCGACGGGTTCAAGTTCCGTTCGGGCCGGCTCTGCCTGGACCTGCCTGCATCATTGGCCGCGCGGCTGAAGGCCGAGCCGAAGGACTTGCTGGAGACGCCGCACGACCTGGGCCGCTGGCTGGTCGCCGCCGGGCTGGCGGCGAAGGATCCGCGGCCCACCGACGAGGAGCTGCGGCTCGCGCGCGAGCTTCGCGAGGCCCTCTACCAACTGGCGGTGGCCCGCCTGCGAAACGAGGGCATGGACTCCAAAGCCAGGGCGCTGGTGAACCGGTGGGCGGCGGAGCCTCCTCCGGCGCCACAGCTGGGCCCCGAGGGACTGACGTGGATGCGCGGTGGCGTGCACTCACTGTTGGCGGCCGTGGCGCGCGACGGTGTGGAGCTACTGGGGGGCCCGCTGGCGGAGCGCATCCGCCACTGCGAGGGCGAGGGCTGCGCGCTCCTCTTCGTGGACACCTCGCGTTCCGGACAGCGGCGCTGGTGCTCCATGGCGGGCTGCGGCAACAAGGCGAAGGTGGAGGAGTTCCGCCGACGTCAGCGGGGAGAGGGCGGATAG
- a CDS encoding lipocalin-like domain-containing protein, producing MKRNDWRALTGGTLLLLVVLLTSREADAREKSLADQLVGTWTLVLVDNVLPDGQRVQLYGAEPQGLLMFDGQGRYSIHILRAGRARFASSDKSQGTPEENQATVRGTNSHFGRYSVNEKERTLTFHIDHASFPNWEGTEQRRTFTLAGDELTYIVPAPTTGGTGAVGEVKWRRAK from the coding sequence ATGAAGCGAAACGACTGGCGAGCGCTCACGGGCGGGACCTTGCTGCTCCTGGTGGTCCTCCTCACCTCTCGCGAGGCGGACGCCCGAGAGAAGTCCCTCGCGGATCAGCTCGTGGGGACCTGGACGCTTGTCCTGGTCGACAACGTGCTTCCGGATGGGCAGCGGGTGCAGCTCTACGGTGCGGAGCCCCAGGGCCTCCTCATGTTCGATGGCCAGGGGCGCTACTCCATCCATATCCTCCGCGCGGGTCGGGCACGGTTCGCGTCCAGCGACAAGAGTCAGGGAACGCCGGAGGAGAACCAGGCCACCGTGCGGGGGACCAACTCACACTTCGGCCGGTACTCGGTGAATGAGAAGGAGCGCACGCTCACCTTCCACATCGACCACGCCTCATTCCCGAACTGGGAAGGAACAGAGCAGCGGCGCACCTTCACGCTGGCGGGCGACGAGCTGACATACATCGTCCCCGCGCCGACGACCGGTGGGACGGGGGCCGTCGGCGAGGTGAAGTGGAGACGCGCGAAGTAG
- a CDS encoding AraC family transcriptional regulator, with the protein MPANPSKRTNDEGVHGDLRRLTEYALRLIPPSTARTAQLVTPRHGLYLLRQHQRTAFEAAIYSPMLCLILQGCKEMTFGEHHFRLRAGECALVSHDLPIVSRVREAPYLVLLLNIEVDVLRSLYEDIGERVTTAAEARALEVHQADSRLLDAISRYLTLSESAMDARVLGPMLLKEIHYRLMMAPLGPMLRSLIRHDSHASSIARAIALLRRDFRSPVVVEELARAVGMSVSSFHKHFKAVTSSSPLQYQKGLRLLDARRMLVAGTASVTAVAFEVGYESPSQFSREYTRKFGRPPSQDVAPKAPSASSHGARRVPSNHPDPPLRTEGTRLRPTRTVKSRDGGVSPAPSRTRQGTAPGSSA; encoded by the coding sequence ATGCCTGCCAACCCATCCAAGCGAACGAACGACGAGGGGGTTCATGGGGACCTGCGGCGGCTGACCGAGTACGCGCTGCGACTCATTCCACCTTCGACTGCGCGAACGGCGCAGCTCGTCACGCCACGGCACGGCTTGTACCTGTTGCGGCAGCACCAGCGCACGGCCTTCGAGGCCGCCATCTATTCCCCGATGCTTTGTCTGATTCTCCAAGGATGCAAGGAGATGACCTTCGGCGAGCATCACTTTCGTCTGCGCGCCGGCGAGTGCGCGCTGGTGAGCCATGACCTGCCGATTGTCTCCCGAGTCCGGGAGGCACCCTATCTGGTGTTGCTCCTCAACATCGAAGTCGATGTGCTTCGGAGCCTCTACGAAGACATCGGCGAACGGGTGACGACCGCAGCCGAGGCGCGAGCGCTCGAGGTGCATCAGGCCGACTCGCGCCTTCTCGACGCCATCAGCCGCTATCTCACGCTCTCGGAGTCGGCGATGGACGCGCGGGTGCTCGGCCCGATGTTGCTCAAGGAGATCCACTACCGCCTGATGATGGCGCCGCTCGGCCCCATGCTGCGGAGCCTGATTCGGCACGACAGCCACGCGAGCTCGATCGCCCGCGCCATCGCGCTCCTGCGGCGAGACTTCCGCTCGCCGGTGGTGGTGGAGGAACTGGCGCGCGCGGTGGGGATGAGCGTTTCGTCGTTCCACAAACACTTCAAGGCCGTCACCTCGTCTTCGCCACTGCAGTACCAGAAAGGCCTGCGCCTGCTCGATGCGCGGCGGATGCTCGTGGCGGGCACGGCCTCGGTGACCGCGGTTGCGTTCGAGGTTGGCTACGAGAGTCCCAGCCAGTTCAGTCGCGAGTACACACGAAAGTTCGGACGGCCGCCCAGCCAGGACGTGGCGCCCAAGGCGCCCAGCGCCTCTTCACACGGGGCCCGTCGCGTCCCATCAAACCACCCCGACCCTCCCCTTCGGACTGAAGGCACACGCCTTCGCCCCACTCGCACCGTCAAGTCTCGAGATGGCGGGGTCTCCCCTGCGCCGTCTCGCACGCGCCAAGGGACAGCTCCTGGCAGTTCGGCTTGA
- a CDS encoding SDR family oxidoreductase has product MALAASEAGAHVVLAGRKREALEATSESMRGPREVRVLDASVEAEVAAFCEAVGPFDHLVSTVSQGTAGPLTGLGSASIERAFAAKLWAPIFLVKHASPRISPEGSFTFFSGFRAWKPAVGTSITSLVNGGLEAFTKAMAVELAPVRLNAISPGVVDSGSFWDRLSAEARERLFADYANKAPARRVGKTEDLAAATLFAMTNRFLTGTVLTVDGGGVLM; this is encoded by the coding sequence GTGGCCTTGGCCGCATCCGAGGCGGGCGCCCACGTGGTGCTGGCGGGCCGCAAGCGGGAGGCGCTGGAGGCCACCTCCGAGTCGATGAGGGGCCCCCGCGAGGTGCGCGTCCTGGACGCTTCCGTGGAAGCAGAGGTGGCGGCATTCTGCGAAGCGGTGGGCCCCTTCGACCACCTGGTGAGCACCGTGAGTCAGGGCACCGCCGGGCCTCTCACCGGGCTGGGCTCCGCGTCCATCGAGCGGGCCTTCGCCGCCAAGCTCTGGGCGCCCATCTTCCTGGTGAAGCACGCCTCGCCGCGCATCTCCCCGGAGGGCTCCTTCACCTTCTTCTCTGGCTTCCGTGCCTGGAAACCCGCCGTCGGCACCTCCATCACCAGCCTGGTCAATGGCGGTCTCGAAGCCTTTACCAAGGCCATGGCCGTGGAGCTCGCGCCGGTGCGGCTCAATGCCATCTCTCCAGGCGTGGTGGACTCCGGCTCCTTCTGGGACCGGCTCAGCGCCGAGGCCCGGGAGCGGCTCTTCGCGGACTACGCCAACAAAGCCCCTGCTCGCCGCGTCGGGAAGACGGAGGACCTGGCCGCCGCCACCCTCTTCGCCATGACCAACCGATTCCTCACCGGCACCGTCCTCACCGTGGACGGTGGTGGGGTGCTGATGTGA
- a CDS encoding DUF4291 domain-containing protein: protein MSAAREIRADFDRTSIVMYQAYPDAIADVAVKEQTFGPPFSVGRMTWIKPSFLWLMHRSNWGRKSGQERTLAVRVRRTGWEEALGAAVLTSFEPKAHGSPEAWRKAFDAAPVHVQWDPERTLRGAGLPHDSIQVGLGRAIIQSFVKDWIVSITDLTPLVQKVRKHLDDGRADHAVRLLPKETVFPVPAELVRRLGM, encoded by the coding sequence GTGAGCGCCGCCCGAGAGATCCGCGCCGACTTCGATCGGACGTCCATCGTGATGTATCAGGCCTATCCGGATGCCATCGCGGACGTGGCGGTGAAGGAGCAGACGTTCGGCCCGCCCTTCTCCGTGGGGCGGATGACGTGGATCAAGCCCAGCTTCCTGTGGCTGATGCATCGCTCCAACTGGGGGCGTAAGAGCGGGCAGGAGCGGACGCTCGCGGTGCGAGTCCGTCGCACGGGCTGGGAGGAGGCACTCGGCGCCGCGGTGCTCACGAGCTTCGAGCCCAAGGCCCATGGCTCCCCAGAGGCCTGGCGCAAGGCGTTCGATGCCGCGCCCGTCCATGTGCAGTGGGATCCAGAGCGCACGCTAAGGGGGGCGGGGCTGCCACATGACAGCATCCAGGTGGGCTTGGGGCGAGCCATCATCCAGAGCTTCGTGAAGGACTGGATTGTCTCCATCACCGACCTGACGCCGCTGGTGCAGAAGGTGCGCAAGCACCTGGACGACGGGCGCGCGGATCATGCCGTGCGCTTGCTGCCGAAGGAGACCGTCTTTCCAGTGCCGGCCGAGCTGGTGCGCCGGCTGGGAATGTGA
- a CDS encoding dihydrofolate reductase family protein gives MGLLTFGLNVTLDGCIDHTQGIADDELHDYWTQLMDQSGAMLFGRNTYELMEGAWPAVAHDEKAPRAMREWAQKLEAKAKYVVSGSRSDFPWQNTSKVEGDLREAISALKAKTERGVLVGAPKLSTSLEEWGLIDEYRIVVHPIISGRGPTLFHGLSSARHLELLSTQRFKSGVQALHFRRRAG, from the coding sequence ATGGGCCTCCTCACCTTCGGTCTCAATGTGACGTTGGACGGATGCATCGATCACACCCAGGGGATCGCGGACGACGAGCTGCACGACTACTGGACGCAGCTCATGGATCAGAGCGGGGCGATGCTCTTCGGGCGCAACACCTACGAGCTGATGGAGGGAGCCTGGCCCGCGGTGGCACACGACGAAAAGGCGCCGCGCGCGATGCGCGAGTGGGCACAGAAGCTCGAAGCGAAGGCGAAGTACGTCGTGTCGGGCTCGCGGAGCGACTTTCCGTGGCAGAACACGAGCAAGGTGGAGGGTGACCTTCGCGAGGCGATCTCGGCGCTGAAAGCGAAGACCGAGCGGGGTGTCCTCGTCGGAGCGCCCAAGCTCTCGACTTCGCTCGAGGAGTGGGGGCTCATCGACGAGTACCGCATCGTCGTTCATCCCATCATCAGTGGCCGCGGGCCGACGTTGTTTCATGGCCTGTCGAGTGCTCGGCATCTCGAGCTCCTCTCGACCCAGCGGTTCAAGTCCGGCGTGCAGGCGCTCCACTTCCGTCGCCGGGCGGGATGA